The following are encoded in a window of Staphylococcus piscifermentans genomic DNA:
- a CDS encoding DUF5004 domain-containing protein produces the protein MRKIWLLSMLLVVLLVGCGKNEEYKFLKGSWKNTSLRTGDNNYLVFKDNGIMKQFSDKDFSYKYKKENKYTIERSNGKDKFIVKEEAPNMVMESTFKKIDKNTIRREYVKLSSGHLSHEGTDSEVFYRLKKKHWWNFFD, from the coding sequence ATGAGAAAAATTTGGTTATTAAGTATGCTTTTAGTCGTTTTATTGGTGGGGTGCGGAAAAAACGAGGAATACAAATTTTTAAAAGGGTCATGGAAGAATACATCATTAAGAACTGGAGATAATAATTATCTAGTTTTTAAAGATAATGGAATTATGAAGCAATTCTCAGATAAGGACTTTAGTTATAAATATAAAAAAGAAAATAAATACACTATTGAGCGTTCTAATGGAAAAGATAAATTTATAGTTAAAGAAGAAGCACCGAATATGGTGATGGAATCGACATTTAAAAAGATAGATAAAAATACAATTAGAAGAGAATATGTTAAACTTTCTAGCGGCCATTTGAGCCACGAAGGAACTGACAGTGAAGTGTTTTACAGATTAAAAAAGAAACATTGGTGGAACTTTTTTGACTAA
- a CDS encoding TcaA second domain-containing protein, with amino-acid sequence MRYCKNCGHEIKSGQKVCTQCGTPVDQNQPPRRSSQSQQRPPKKPMSTAAWVIIALIIAVAVIALILFFIGKTQMSVTKKADSVASAIKNNNADQLKKNVTSDGKPLTKEEAHAFLELINESKLKDKMADQVKDKAKGMHDQHLDSGLVEYNGEKVMDIKQEGRKWLFFKDYKFDLPRYEIYVDNTSDIDKLKFTRDGKTHTLGHNGKVGDFPLGYYELKATKTEDGKDYKGQLQVFSSQHMKQANPNFKQIKFHVNIDNSNIYDSDTTLYINNEKHEMDSSEEYGPYPPDEKVEVYAVADVEGKNFTSDKEIVKISGDGDSTENVDLSFDDNAISKHIEAKEKESSKDDDDDDSSSSDDEVTRDNVIDKVESFEGHLLDTDEYTFKEPEKTGGGWGFSYTDKDGDLAGSYKIDSDGYVRKYDEHGDEIDSGYGN; translated from the coding sequence ATGCGCTACTGTAAGAATTGCGGGCATGAGATTAAAAGTGGCCAGAAGGTCTGTACGCAATGCGGTACGCCAGTTGACCAGAATCAACCACCACGTCGTTCATCACAGTCTCAACAAAGACCACCGAAGAAGCCGATGTCGACTGCAGCATGGGTAATTATCGCACTTATCATCGCAGTAGCAGTGATTGCACTCATCCTATTCTTTATCGGCAAGACTCAAATGAGCGTCACAAAGAAAGCTGATTCAGTTGCTTCAGCAATTAAGAATAATAATGCAGATCAGTTGAAGAAGAATGTCACTTCTGATGGTAAACCTTTAACGAAAGAAGAAGCGCACGCCTTCTTAGAACTGATTAACGAATCTAAATTGAAAGACAAAATGGCAGATCAAGTGAAAGACAAAGCTAAAGGGATGCATGACCAGCACCTTGACAGCGGCTTAGTCGAGTATAACGGCGAGAAAGTGATGGATATCAAACAAGAAGGTCGCAAATGGCTATTCTTCAAAGATTATAAATTCGATCTTCCACGCTACGAAATCTATGTGGATAATACGTCCGATATTGACAAGCTGAAATTCACACGCGACGGCAAAACACATACGTTAGGACACAACGGTAAAGTGGGCGACTTCCCTCTTGGTTATTACGAGTTGAAAGCAACAAAAACCGAGGACGGCAAAGACTATAAAGGCCAACTCCAAGTCTTCTCATCACAACATATGAAACAAGCGAATCCGAACTTCAAACAAATTAAATTCCACGTGAACATCGACAATTCAAACATTTACGATTCCGATACCACGTTATACATCAATAACGAGAAACACGAAATGGATTCCAGCGAAGAATACGGCCCATATCCTCCAGACGAGAAAGTTGAAGTCTACGCCGTAGCAGACGTCGAAGGCAAGAACTTCACTTCAGACAAAGAAATTGTGAAAATTTCAGGAGATGGAGATTCAACCGAAAACGTAGACCTGTCATTCGATGACAACGCCATTTCCAAACACATTGAAGCTAAGGAAAAAGAAAGCTCTAAAGATGACGACGATGATGACAGCAGCTCTAGCGACGATGAAGTGACACGCGATAACGTCATCGATAAAGTTGAATCATTCGAAGGTCATTTATTAGATACAGACGAATATACATTCAAAGAACCTGAAAAAACAGGCGGTGGATGGGGCTTCTCATACACTGATAAAGATGGCGATTTAGCCGGTTCATATAAAATCGATAGCGATGGTTACGTCAGAAAATATGACGAACACGGCGATGAAATCGATTCAGGTTACGGGAATTAA
- a CDS encoding zinc-ribbon domain-containing protein produces the protein MYCPNCGTPVGPDDRFCGECGTDLTKSKPVTDTAQKTEDQPDTSRTHASAATHAETPSETQPERHSKNEHAQQEPHTQPTNSNQQPAFDTDKFNQQANEIKHEGSSFFSKLFKSHDSVVAEDQPFSLKFIGILAAVFLIISLLVITILVPQEVSIFGISKANAVSNLFFSLVLFIALGYGILALTARLTIKDAISFVKLLSDFVFVNTFSFILFILGILLLRLEIISIGSFLTLLGIISFYSAAIYIITKYSSFHAIRIPVFFGILIYIALQLIVLMVYGEMVRNSLMETFKNIMDDFPSFGGGY, from the coding sequence ATGTACTGTCCAAATTGCGGTACACCTGTAGGACCAGATGACCGCTTCTGTGGCGAATGCGGTACTGACCTGACAAAATCTAAACCAGTCACAGACACTGCTCAAAAAACTGAAGACCAACCTGACACTTCCCGCACTCACGCATCTGCAGCAACACATGCTGAAACACCATCTGAAACACAACCTGAACGTCACTCCAAGAATGAACACGCACAACAAGAACCACACACTCAACCTACTAATTCTAACCAGCAACCAGCGTTTGACACAGACAAATTCAATCAACAGGCAAATGAAATTAAGCATGAAGGCTCTAGCTTCTTCAGCAAACTCTTTAAATCACACGATAGTGTCGTAGCTGAAGACCAACCATTCAGTCTTAAATTTATCGGTATTCTAGCTGCCGTATTCTTAATTATTTCATTATTGGTTATCACTATTTTAGTGCCACAAGAAGTATCAATCTTCGGTATCTCTAAAGCGAACGCTGTTTCTAACTTATTCTTTAGTCTTGTACTCTTTATCGCACTGGGTTACGGCATTTTAGCGCTGACAGCACGTTTGACAATTAAAGACGCTATCAGCTTTGTAAAGTTACTGTCTGACTTCGTTTTTGTTAATACATTCTCGTTTATCCTATTTATTCTCGGGATTTTACTATTAAGATTAGAAATTATTTCCATCGGTTCCTTTTTAACGTTACTAGGAATTATCAGTTTCTATTCAGCAGCCATTTACATCATTACAAAGTATTCCAGCTTCCACGCTATCCGTATTCCAGTCTTTTTCGGAATTCTGATTTACATCGCACTACAACTGATTGTCTTGATGGTTTACGGCGAAATGGTCCGCAACTCCTTAATGGAAACTTTCAAGAATATTATGGATGACTTCCCATCATTCGGAGGTGGATATTAA
- a CDS encoding zinc-ribbon domain-containing protein yields the protein MKYCTHCGKPLEPDEKFCSKCGAKVPEEDRVHYTSSNNNRRREPNRSQRPAPQKQKPAWLFALIGFVIALLIAGIGYAAYNAYQNKNAEHHHNDQPASSEQNQSNTNKESELPETQPVSVDVNSDSFSENYMNSDNSNGYEGFYIGDSKDSIEKSHGKPEGTMDINGNEAHLYGNMAVSYDNNDQVDHVYVVPSDMTTDAFTDFHNTPNEKRGDTWYYDKNKDNSYTIKVYTDGSDVKAIENIEQI from the coding sequence TTGAAATACTGTACGCATTGCGGAAAGCCATTAGAGCCGGACGAGAAATTCTGTTCCAAATGCGGGGCAAAAGTGCCAGAAGAAGATCGAGTACATTACACCTCGTCCAACAATAATAGAAGAAGAGAACCTAACAGATCACAACGACCAGCGCCACAGAAGCAGAAACCAGCCTGGTTGTTTGCACTGATAGGCTTCGTAATAGCTTTATTAATTGCAGGCATTGGTTACGCAGCATACAATGCCTATCAAAATAAAAACGCTGAACATCATCATAACGACCAACCCGCCTCCTCAGAACAAAATCAAAGCAACACCAACAAAGAAAGCGAATTACCTGAAACACAACCTGTGAGCGTAGACGTGAACTCAGACAGTTTCAGCGAAAATTATATGAACTCAGATAATAGCAACGGCTATGAAGGCTTTTATATCGGAGACAGTAAAGACAGCATCGAAAAGAGCCACGGCAAGCCAGAAGGCACGATGGATATCAACGGCAACGAAGCACATCTTTATGGCAATATGGCCGTAAGCTACGATAATAATGACCAAGTCGATCACGTCTATGTAGTCCCAAGCGACATGACTACAGATGCATTCACCGATTTCCATAACACACCAAATGAAAAACGCGGTGACACTTGGTATTACGATAAAAATAAAGATAACAGTTATACCATTAAAGTCTATACAGACGGCAGTGACGTGAAGGCGATAGAGAATATAGAGCAGATATAA
- a CDS encoding ABC transporter ATP-binding protein has product MAELKLEHIKKVYDNHNTVVNDFNLHIKDKEFIVFVGPSGCGKSTTLRMIAGLESITGGDFYIDDARMNDVEPKNRDIAMVFQNYALYPHMTVFENMAFGLKLRKVNKQEIKKRVDDAAEILGLTEYLNRKPKALSGGQRQRVALGRAIVRDAKVFLMDEPLSNLDAKLRVQMRTEILKLHKRLNTTTIYVTHDQTEALTMATRIVVLKDGDIMQVGSPREIYDTPDNIFVAQFIGSPAMNVLDAEVTSDGIKIGEKIFNLDNKKFENLKNYGYENKTVVLGIRAEDIHEEPIFIQSSPGTVFKAEVIVSELLGSEIMVHSMFEGFEIIAKLDSRTKVAANEKIELAFDLNKSHFFDKETGNRIV; this is encoded by the coding sequence ATGGCCGAATTGAAACTAGAACATATCAAAAAAGTTTACGACAACCACAACACAGTAGTTAATGACTTTAATCTACACATCAAAGATAAAGAATTTATAGTTTTTGTTGGACCTTCAGGGTGTGGGAAATCTACAACCCTACGTATGATTGCTGGCTTAGAATCTATTACTGGAGGAGACTTCTACATTGATGATGCACGAATGAATGATGTTGAACCTAAAAATAGAGATATAGCGATGGTCTTTCAAAACTATGCACTTTATCCGCATATGACAGTATTTGAAAATATGGCTTTTGGATTGAAATTACGTAAGGTAAACAAACAAGAAATCAAAAAACGGGTTGATGATGCAGCAGAAATATTAGGTCTTACTGAATATTTAAATAGAAAACCTAAAGCTTTATCTGGTGGTCAACGTCAGCGTGTTGCTTTAGGAAGAGCTATTGTCAGAGATGCTAAAGTATTTTTAATGGATGAACCTTTATCTAACTTGGATGCAAAATTGCGTGTACAAATGCGTACAGAGATTTTGAAGCTTCATAAAAGATTAAATACTACAACAATTTACGTAACTCATGATCAGACAGAAGCTTTGACAATGGCTACACGTATTGTAGTACTTAAAGATGGAGATATTATGCAAGTAGGCTCACCAAGAGAAATTTATGACACACCAGACAATATATTTGTAGCACAGTTTATTGGTTCACCAGCAATGAATGTGTTAGATGCTGAGGTAACTTCGGATGGTATTAAAATCGGTGAGAAAATATTCAATTTAGATAACAAGAAATTCGAAAATTTAAAAAATTATGGTTATGAAAATAAAACAGTTGTGCTAGGTATTCGTGCAGAAGATATCCATGAAGAACCTATATTTATTCAGTCTTCACCAGGAACTGTATTTAAAGCGGAAGTAATCGTTTCAGAACTATTAGGGTCTGAAATAATGGTGCATAGTATGTTTGAAGGATTTGAAATTATTGCGAAGTTAGATTCTAGAACAAAGGTAGCAGCTAATGAAAAAATAGAGCTTGCTTTTGATTTAAATAAAAGTCACTTTTTCGATAAAGAAACTGGAAATCGTATTGTGTAA
- a CDS encoding extracellular solute-binding protein, translated as MNKIIKAIAFLIITVVLLSACGPNRTQKDIDQALKSDESKTKPDQLTMWVDGDKQIAFYKKITAAYTKKTGIKVKLVNVGQNDQLENISLDAPAGKGPDLFFLAHDNTGSAYLQGLAAELKFSDKELQGFNKDALRALNYDNKQLALPSIVETTALFYNKKYLKEAPQTLKEVEANAEKYTNHEKKQYGFLFDAKNFYFNYPFLFNNDDYIFKKNGDKYDVNKLGLNSKDVVKNGERLQQWYKKGYLPKAATHDVMIGLFKDGKVGQFVTGPWNLNEYQEVLGKDLGVTTLPTDHGEKMKPFLGVRGWYLSEYSKSKYWAKDLMLYITSKDTLQKYTNEMSEITGRTDVKSSNPNLKVFEEQAKNAEPMPNIPEMQQVWEPMGNASIFISNGKNPKESLDEATEDIRQNIEILHPEDK; from the coding sequence ATGAATAAAATTATTAAAGCTATAGCATTTTTAATAATAACGGTTGTCTTGCTAAGCGCATGTGGTCCAAATCGTACACAAAAAGATATTGATCAAGCACTTAAAAGTGATGAAAGTAAGACAAAACCTGATCAATTAACTATGTGGGTAGATGGTGACAAACAAATTGCTTTTTATAAAAAAATTACAGCTGCTTATACTAAAAAAACTGGGATTAAAGTTAAGTTGGTGAATGTGGGACAAAATGATCAGTTAGAAAACATCTCTTTGGACGCTCCTGCTGGGAAAGGTCCAGATTTATTTTTCTTAGCACACGATAATACTGGAAGTGCATACTTACAAGGTCTTGCAGCGGAATTAAAGTTTTCGGATAAAGAATTGCAAGGCTTCAATAAAGATGCGTTGCGCGCTTTGAATTACGATAATAAACAACTCGCATTACCATCTATAGTAGAAACAACTGCACTTTTCTATAATAAAAAATATCTAAAAGAAGCTCCGCAAACATTAAAAGAAGTAGAAGCAAATGCTGAAAAATATACAAATCATGAAAAAAAGCAATATGGGTTTTTATTTGATGCTAAAAACTTTTATTTCAACTATCCATTCTTATTTAATAACGATGATTATATTTTTAAAAAAAATGGCGATAAGTATGATGTAAATAAACTAGGATTGAATAGTAAAGACGTAGTTAAAAATGGTGAAAGGTTACAGCAATGGTATAAAAAAGGTTATTTACCAAAAGCTGCTACACATGATGTGATGATTGGATTATTCAAAGATGGAAAAGTTGGTCAATTTGTAACTGGACCTTGGAATTTGAATGAATACCAAGAAGTTTTAGGAAAAGATTTAGGTGTAACTACTTTACCTACAGATCATGGTGAAAAAATGAAACCATTTCTTGGTGTAAGAGGATGGTATTTATCTGAATATAGTAAATCTAAATATTGGGCTAAAGATTTAATGTTATATATCACAAGCAAAGATACATTACAGAAATATACTAATGAAATGAGCGAAATTACAGGTCGTACAGATGTGAAATCATCAAACCCGAATTTGAAAGTATTTGAAGAACAAGCCAAAAATGCTGAACCAATGCCAAACATTCCAGAGATGCAACAAGTTTGGGAACCAATGGGTAATGCAAGCATCTTTATTTCTAATGGTAAAAATCCTAAAGAATCATTAGACGAAGCAACAGAAGATATAAGACAAAATATAGAAATTCTACATCCAGAAGACAAGTAA